From a region of the Drosophila ananassae strain 14024-0371.13 chromosome XL, ASM1763931v2, whole genome shotgun sequence genome:
- the LOC6503144 gene encoding calcineurin subunit B has translation MGTAASRHLSAQELIEIQVESGFSLPRIDYLYGLYQSLDRDSEDRVLRSELLRVPPVARHPLAERLVDALLHPSLGFRHFVRGLAHFRRSEPLERKLAAMLLLFDEDGDGLLSAEQCHALLVRLPATRRELRAMRWRLNQLLAEKSPEMSPDSCKLDTEDFAYITRGLDLEQSLSLRFH, from the coding sequence ATGGGCACGGCTGCATCGCGCCACCTGTCGGCGCAGGAGTTAATCGAGATTCAGGTGGAGTCTGGCTTTTCGCTGCCCCGGATCGACTATTTGTACGGCCTGTACCAGTCCCTGGACCGCGACAGCGAGGATCGGGTGCTGCGCAGTGAGCTGTTGCGAGTGCCGCCCGTGGCGCGGCATCCGCTGGCGGAACGGTTGGTGGACGCGCTGCTGCATCCGTCGCTCGGCTTCCGCCATTTTGTGCGCGGTCTGGCCCATTTCCGGCGCAGCGAGCCGCTCGAACGGAAGCTGGCCGccatgctgctgctgttcgACGAGGACGGCGACGGCCTGTTGAGCGCCGAGCAGTGCCACGCCCTGCTGGTCCGCCTTCCGGCGACACGGCGCGAATTACGGGCGATGCGCTGGCGACTCAATCAGCTGTTGGCGGAGAAATCACCGGAAATGTCACCGGATTCCTGTAAGCTGGATACGGAGGACTTTGCCTACATCACCAGGGGACTTGATCTGGAGCAGAGTCTGTCGCTGCGCTTTCATTGA